One genomic window of Ilyobacter polytropus DSM 2926 includes the following:
- the tsaD gene encoding tRNA (adenosine(37)-N6)-threonylcarbamoyltransferase complex transferase subunit TsaD has protein sequence MIILGIETSCDETSVSVVKDGKEILSNIISSQIEIHKEYGGVVPEIASRHHIKNIAAIMEESLSEAKVTLDDIDYIAVTYAPGLIGALLVGLSFAKGISYAHDIPIIPVHHIKGHIYSNFVENDVKLPLIALVVSGGHTNIVHIDENHKFTNLGGTLDDAVGESYDKVSRVMGLGYPGGPVIDKLAYLGDKDSIKMPEPKVGEYDFSFSGIKTSVINYVNKMKMKGETFREEDLAAAFQHKVVEILCKKTIGAAVEKKVNNIVIAGGVAANSLLRKELKEKAKKSGIEVYYPSMGLCTDNAAMIAVAGYYKVTYGDEKNKFGDLRLNGIATLPIDRD, from the coding sequence ATGATAATTTTGGGAATAGAAACTTCCTGCGATGAGACTTCTGTTTCAGTGGTCAAAGACGGGAAGGAGATCCTTTCAAATATAATATCTTCTCAGATAGAGATACATAAAGAGTACGGCGGGGTCGTGCCAGAGATAGCATCTAGACATCATATCAAAAACATAGCTGCCATAATGGAGGAAAGTTTATCTGAGGCAAAAGTGACCTTAGATGATATAGACTATATAGCTGTAACTTATGCTCCTGGACTTATAGGGGCTCTCTTAGTGGGCTTGTCATTTGCAAAGGGGATATCCTATGCCCATGACATACCGATAATACCTGTGCATCATATAAAGGGGCATATCTACAGCAACTTTGTGGAAAATGACGTGAAGCTACCTCTTATTGCCCTGGTAGTATCTGGGGGACACACAAACATAGTGCATATAGATGAAAATCATAAGTTCACCAATCTCGGGGGAACTCTAGACGATGCTGTGGGAGAGAGTTATGACAAGGTATCTAGGGTAATGGGTCTAGGTTACCCAGGAGGACCTGTGATAGACAAACTAGCGTACCTAGGGGACAAGGACTCTATAAAAATGCCTGAACCTAAGGTGGGAGAGTATGACTTCAGCTTTTCAGGGATAAAAACTTCTGTGATAAACTATGTGAATAAGATGAAGATGAAGGGTGAGACTTTCAGAGAGGAAGACCTGGCTGCGGCCTTTCAGCATAAGGTAGTAGAGATACTGTGCAAGAAGACCATAGGAGCAGCTGTGGAGAAAAAAGTGAATAACATAGTAATAGCAGGAGGAGTGGCTGCAAACTCACTCCTCAGAAAAGAGCTGAAAGAGAAGGCTAAAAAATCAGGTATAGAGGTGTATTATCCGTCTATGGGTCTGTGTACAGATAATGCCGCCATGATAGCTGTGGCAGGATACTATAAGGTGACATACGGAGATGAAAAAAACAAGTTTGGTGATCTAAGGTTAAACGGGATAGCCACCCTGCCTATAGACAGGGACTAG
- a CDS encoding SulP family inorganic anion transporter, translating into MSSFLKEKLSIKDDVLAGLTVAFALVPEVVAFAFVAGIDPIVGLNSAVIIGLCTAIFGGRPGMISGAAGSIAVVFTALVALHGVEYLFATVVVMGIVQILVGVLKFGKFARMIPHSVMLGFVNGLAVVIFLAQLSQFKVDGVWMSGIQLYAVLGLVALTMGIIHFLPKLTKAVPASLVAIGVTTGLSMWSNKMGIHIPNVLEFSKGGIAGGLPKFHIPEVPLSFETLKIVLPFAVTAAMVGLIESLLTMSLIDDLTDTRGQANRESIGQGIGNFINGLMGGTGGCAMIGQSMINLTSGGRGRISGVSTALALLSFVLFGSKIIGIIPLAALVGVMFMVVIETFAWESLKYRKRIPKKDFLIIVIVAIITIEHDLALAVIVGIIISALIFAWEKGKRISAETKVSESGTKTYILEGPLFFGSAANFKELFDVQNDPKVVAIDFCKSKVTDHSAIEAINNITDKYRQAGKKLKLKHLSSDCYELLKNAEEIIEINIVEDPKYFVADNELA; encoded by the coding sequence ATGAGTAGTTTTTTAAAAGAAAAATTGAGTATCAAGGATGATGTCTTGGCTGGACTTACTGTGGCTTTTGCCCTTGTTCCAGAAGTGGTTGCCTTTGCTTTTGTAGCGGGGATTGACCCTATAGTGGGACTTAATTCGGCAGTTATAATCGGTCTTTGTACAGCGATCTTCGGAGGAAGACCTGGGATGATTTCCGGGGCGGCAGGAAGTATTGCGGTAGTATTTACTGCATTGGTGGCTCTGCATGGTGTAGAGTATTTATTTGCAACAGTTGTGGTTATGGGAATAGTCCAGATATTGGTAGGAGTATTAAAATTTGGAAAATTTGCCAGAATGATACCACATTCTGTGATGCTTGGATTTGTAAATGGTCTGGCAGTGGTAATATTTTTGGCTCAACTGAGTCAATTTAAGGTAGACGGCGTGTGGATGTCTGGAATTCAGCTATATGCAGTTTTAGGTTTGGTGGCACTTACAATGGGTATAATCCATTTTCTTCCAAAGCTGACAAAGGCTGTACCTGCCTCACTAGTGGCAATAGGAGTCACAACCGGACTTTCTATGTGGAGTAACAAGATGGGAATTCACATACCAAATGTTCTTGAATTCTCAAAGGGTGGTATAGCCGGAGGATTACCCAAATTTCACATTCCAGAAGTGCCTTTAAGTTTTGAAACTTTAAAAATTGTACTTCCTTTTGCAGTGACTGCGGCAATGGTAGGACTTATCGAGTCACTTCTTACAATGTCTCTTATAGATGATCTTACAGACACCAGAGGACAGGCCAACAGAGAGAGTATCGGACAGGGGATAGGAAACTTCATAAACGGACTGATGGGTGGAACAGGTGGTTGTGCTATGATAGGACAGTCTATGATCAACCTAACAAGTGGAGGAAGAGGAAGAATTTCCGGAGTATCTACAGCCCTTGCTTTATTGTCATTTGTGTTATTTGGTTCAAAGATTATAGGGATAATACCACTTGCAGCTTTGGTCGGTGTAATGTTTATGGTTGTTATTGAGACATTTGCATGGGAAAGTCTGAAATATAGGAAGAGAATACCTAAAAAAGATTTCCTTATTATAGTTATTGTTGCAATAATAACTATAGAACACGATCTGGCTCTCGCAGTAATAGTTGGGATAATAATATCTGCCCTTATCTTTGCATGGGAAAAAGGAAAAAGAATCTCGGCAGAAACAAAGGTCAGTGAAAGCGGGACTAAGACATATATTTTAGAAGGACCTCTGTTTTTTGGATCTGCAGCAAACTTCAAAGAGTTGTTTGATGTACAAAATGATCCTAAAGTTGTGGCAATTGACTTTTGTAAATCAAAGGTTACAGACCACTCGGCTATAGAGGCGATCAATAATATAACAGACAAGTACAGACAGGCTGGGAAAAAGCTGAAGCTTAAACATCTTAGCAGTGACTGTTATGAACTTTTGAAAAATGCAGAAGAGATAATAGAGATAAATATAGTAGAAGATCCAAAATATTTTGTGGCAGACAACGAACTTGCCTAA
- a CDS encoding type IV pilus modification PilV family protein, giving the protein MRKKLGTSYTEVLIAISIFLVGVIPLLASLNLSFEATIYNRNFTKALEYNRQLMEEISSYLPTEVSGYDNLGTIYDEIEDICGERSESKSETKGIYTMPDWDDSDFDFAESKLVDDSIYRTVEVGSFTEGTDESFDVTVTSYLTRNNEYLAKSILKINLVDETKTSE; this is encoded by the coding sequence ATGAGGAAGAAGCTGGGGACGAGCTATACAGAGGTGCTTATTGCGATATCTATATTTTTGGTGGGAGTGATCCCTCTCTTAGCAAGTCTCAACTTATCCTTTGAAGCCACTATTTACAACAGAAACTTTACCAAGGCTCTGGAATACAACAGACAGCTCATGGAGGAGATAAGCTCCTATCTTCCTACTGAGGTAAGCGGTTACGATAATCTAGGTACAATTTATGATGAGATAGAAGATATATGTGGGGAAAGAAGTGAAAGTAAAAGTGAAACAAAAGGAATCTATACGATGCCTGACTGGGATGACAGTGACTTTGATTTTGCTGAAAGTAAACTTGTGGACGACAGCATCTACAGGACAGTTGAAGTAGGAAGTTTTACCGAAGGAACTGATGAAAGTTTCGATGTGACGGTGACTAGCTACCTCACGAGAAACAACGAATATCTTGCTAAAAGCATATTAAAAATAAATCTTGTGGACGAAACGAAAACGTCTGAATAA